The following coding sequences are from one Cenarchaeum symbiosum A window:
- a CDS encoding Sec-independent protein secretion pathway component (COG0805) yields MSEMQFGKHLDELRRRALRVVVITGAVTAFLLAFHAEPAELWGATVYYPVPDPLHNMAAQITDHMRAALVPEGVELIQTTPGQAFFAQVYIAALVGVTVSTPVAVRELAAFLRPALRESEIHVGRSISAPAVGLFAAGCAFSYIVVIPYILDFLYKIGESAGITTFLNVMDFVSFVLQFLLAFGISFQLPLVMFAVTASGMVDGRFWRRNIRYALLGIVIFGAAITPDGSGVTMWFVAGPMIGLYFAGMFFAERRERKEKSAGA; encoded by the coding sequence ATGTCCGAGATGCAGTTCGGCAAGCACCTCGACGAGCTCCGGCGCAGGGCCCTCCGGGTGGTCGTCATAACGGGGGCTGTCACCGCCTTTTTGCTGGCCTTCCACGCCGAGCCCGCCGAGCTGTGGGGGGCCACCGTCTACTATCCGGTGCCCGACCCGCTGCACAACATGGCCGCCCAGATAACCGACCACATGAGGGCCGCCCTTGTGCCCGAGGGCGTCGAGCTGATACAGACCACGCCGGGGCAGGCGTTCTTTGCGCAGGTGTACATAGCCGCCCTCGTCGGGGTCACGGTCTCGACGCCCGTGGCCGTCCGGGAGCTGGCGGCATTCCTCAGGCCCGCCCTCAGGGAAAGCGAGATCCACGTGGGCCGCTCGATATCCGCGCCGGCTGTCGGGCTCTTTGCCGCAGGGTGCGCGTTTTCCTATATCGTGGTCATACCATACATACTTGACTTTCTGTACAAGATAGGCGAGTCTGCCGGGATAACCACGTTTCTCAATGTAATGGACTTTGTGTCGTTTGTGCTGCAGTTCCTGCTCGCCTTTGGGATATCGTTCCAGCTGCCCCTGGTCATGTTTGCCGTCACCGCGTCCGGCATGGTGGACGGCCGGTTCTGGAGGAGGAACATCAGGTATGCGCTACTGGGGATAGTGATATTTGGCGCGGCCATAACGCCCGACGGGTCCGGCGTCACCATGTGGTTTGTAGCGGGGCCGATGATTGGATTGTACTTTGCGGGCATGTTCTTTGCCGAGAGGCGGGAGCGCAAGGAGAAGAGCGCCGGGGCCTAG
- a CDS encoding Sec-independent protein secretion pathway component (COG1826) yields the protein MFPLAGFIAGQEWIFIIVIAVVLIFGAKKIPELAKTFGKAKGEYEKGKIEADKELKEFKEGKD from the coding sequence ATGTTCCCGCTGGCAGGCTTTATCGCAGGGCAGGAGTGGATCTTTATCATAGTTATAGCAGTCGTGCTCATATTCGGGGCAAAAAAGATCCCCGAGCTTGCAAAGACCTTTGGAAAGGCAAAGGGCGAGTACGAAAAGGGCAAGATAGAGGCAGACAAGGAGCTCAAGGAATTCAAAGAGGGCAAGGACTAG
- a CDS encoding 3-polyprenyl-4-hydroxybenzoate decarboxylase (COG0163), translated as MCDADTRYTGAQTAKIRAIITQAVELVIGISGSTGVIYGIRMLEVLRELGIHTHLIMSEWGAKCIPMETSYTAEQVASLAGTVSGAHNMAASVSSGTHRTGGMIIAPCSMKTLSSIANGYDETLLSRAAGVTIKESRKLVLMARESPLSAIHLENMLKLARLGVVILPPMAEFYTRPGSVSDMVDHGVGKCLDQFGIEHDLYPRWGKGPADSA; from the coding sequence GTGTGTGATGCGGACACTAGATACACGGGGGCGCAAACGGCTAAAATACGGGCCATCATAACGCAGGCCGTGGAACTGGTAATAGGGATATCCGGCAGCACCGGCGTCATCTACGGGATACGCATGCTAGAGGTGCTCCGGGAGCTTGGAATACACACCCACCTGATAATGAGCGAATGGGGCGCAAAGTGCATACCCATGGAGACATCCTATACGGCCGAGCAGGTCGCATCACTTGCGGGCACGGTATCTGGCGCGCACAACATGGCAGCCAGCGTGTCCAGCGGCACACACAGGACCGGCGGGATGATCATCGCCCCCTGCAGCATGAAGACGCTCTCCAGCATAGCAAACGGATATGACGAGACTCTTTTGTCCAGGGCTGCAGGTGTGACCATCAAGGAATCGCGCAAACTGGTCCTGATGGCAAGAGAATCGCCGCTCTCCGCGATACACCTCGAGAACATGCTCAAGCTTGCCCGGCTGGGAGTGGTGATACTGCCGCCAATGGCCGAGTTCTATACCCGCCCGGGCTCCGTATCCGACATGGTAGATCACGGCGTGGGCAAGTGCCTCGACCAGTTCGGCATAGAGCACGACCTGTACCCTAGATGGGGAAAGGGCCCCGCGGATTCTGCCTGA
- a CDS encoding ATP-utilizing enzyme of ATP-grasp superfamily (COG1759), which translates to MINSSEMGRIAAGYGSPRVGVLGSHSALEIMDGAVDEGLDTVVICEKGRETPYKRFGRIAGETVVLHRFIDMASRRMQKMLLDTETIIVPHRSLTAYLGYDILEDRLAVPIFGNRALFRAEERDVERNQYHLLHKARIKHPKLFKDPRQISGPCIVKVMEKGRSLERAFFTVGSYKDYKEQSKSKIERGLISEKALESASIEELAVGTYLNFNYFYTPVSDQVDFMGIERRLQTNTNDFTSLPAKQQLAMDIELQNIEVGHTPASVRESLLEGIFSMGDRFVRAVKKEYPPGIIGPFSLQSVVTRDLEFIVYDVSLRVPGNPILSTTTPYTKYQYGETFGVGRRIAMEIRRAANEGRLPEIVT; encoded by the coding sequence ATGATAAACAGCTCCGAGATGGGCAGGATAGCGGCAGGATATGGCAGCCCAAGGGTGGGCGTGCTTGGCAGCCACTCGGCCCTGGAGATAATGGACGGGGCGGTCGACGAGGGCCTCGACACGGTGGTAATCTGCGAAAAGGGCAGGGAGACGCCATACAAAAGGTTCGGAAGGATAGCAGGCGAGACTGTCGTGCTGCACCGGTTTATAGACATGGCCTCGAGGCGCATGCAAAAGATGCTGCTGGATACCGAGACGATAATAGTCCCGCACAGGTCCCTGACGGCGTACCTCGGATACGACATACTTGAGGACCGCCTGGCCGTCCCCATATTCGGCAACAGGGCGCTCTTCCGTGCAGAAGAGCGCGACGTGGAAAGAAACCAGTACCACCTTCTACACAAGGCGCGCATAAAGCACCCGAAACTCTTCAAGGACCCGAGGCAGATATCGGGGCCCTGCATAGTAAAGGTGATGGAAAAGGGAAGGTCGCTTGAGCGCGCATTCTTTACGGTAGGCTCGTACAAGGACTATAAAGAGCAGTCAAAATCCAAGATAGAGCGCGGACTCATATCGGAAAAGGCGCTAGAAAGTGCATCCATAGAGGAGCTGGCAGTCGGCACGTACCTCAATTTCAACTACTTTTACACGCCGGTCTCCGACCAGGTGGACTTTATGGGGATAGAGAGGAGGCTGCAGACGAATACAAACGACTTTACCTCCCTGCCGGCAAAGCAGCAGCTGGCCATGGATATAGAGCTGCAGAACATAGAAGTGGGCCACACGCCGGCAAGCGTTAGAGAATCACTGCTCGAGGGGATATTTTCCATGGGGGACAGGTTCGTCCGGGCCGTGAAAAAAGAGTACCCGCCGGGGATAATCGGCCCGTTCTCTCTGCAAAGCGTGGTCACGCGCGATCTAGAGTTCATAGTATATGACGTCTCCCTCAGGGTGCCAGGCAACCCCATACTATCCACGACAACCCCCTATACAAAATACCAGTACGGCGAGACCTTTGGGGTGGGCCGGCGCATAGCCATGGAGATAAGGCGGGCGGCAAACGAGGGCAGGCTGCCCGAGATAGTCACCTAG
- a CDS encoding Trk-type K transport system, membrane component (COG0168) yields the protein MSTEPQRAVKYVMGRPVSVYMKNDVLVLPRGMLTRRAASMMQSSEHDDVVVTEGGVPVGIVTDEDILGKVGDYKVTAEETTLGDIMSEPLHTIDEHASLREAINKMNKHGIRKLPVLSKKNTVIGIITHGAVAVAVRNAAATKPRLLSPPVKAILGNLGFVLQFAGALLLVPAIVATVLNDTVTATGIYLTTVLLLVTGFFLNSYGEKASLNMQQASILVFVSLFILTLFGTIPYLYVAPPGEGSAAEVFANSFFSSAAGFTTGGISIYDPDELPQSFTFFRSFTQLVGGMSFIYLVITAFYPESKLRSMRGFISGRTLHMRELFGTITFIFGLYIVIVATLLYLFGEQDILDNISLAMSTLATGGFVPSSTILEDMVWQEHLILMAAMILGALPFTFHYGFVRKKFLSPRLGKEVLAYFALLGGAALLFTWVSGLGPVFGTFYTVSASTTAGLQISSLESLSGPAHAILILLMFVGGCGFSTAGGIKIYRFMQVRGAWRLLRGGLRGGEDATKDEKDERKETATAVLIIMLFPLIAGVTTIHLMGITDATLDNAFLEAAGLITTGGLSADVITAELDPATMITFGFLMIFGRLEIIAILYIFVPRLAP from the coding sequence ATGTCCACCGAGCCGCAGCGCGCAGTAAAGTATGTCATGGGCCGGCCAGTCTCCGTATACATGAAAAACGACGTGCTGGTCCTGCCGCGCGGGATGCTCACGCGCAGGGCGGCAAGCATGATGCAGAGCAGCGAGCACGACGATGTGGTGGTCACCGAGGGGGGCGTGCCCGTGGGTATTGTCACCGACGAGGACATACTCGGCAAGGTCGGCGACTACAAGGTGACCGCGGAAGAGACCACCCTTGGCGACATAATGAGCGAACCGCTCCACACCATAGACGAGCATGCCTCGCTAAGGGAGGCCATAAACAAGATGAACAAGCACGGCATAAGGAAGCTGCCCGTGCTGTCCAAAAAGAATACGGTCATAGGGATAATAACGCACGGAGCGGTAGCGGTGGCCGTCAGGAATGCCGCGGCCACAAAGCCGAGGCTGCTCAGCCCGCCGGTCAAGGCGATACTAGGCAACCTTGGGTTTGTGCTGCAGTTTGCGGGGGCTCTTCTGCTGGTTCCCGCGATAGTGGCGACGGTCCTCAACGATACAGTAACGGCCACCGGCATATACCTGACAACAGTCCTGCTGCTGGTCACTGGGTTCTTTCTCAATTCATACGGGGAAAAGGCCAGCCTGAACATGCAGCAGGCATCAATACTGGTCTTTGTCAGCCTGTTCATACTGACCCTGTTTGGGACCATACCGTACCTGTACGTTGCACCGCCGGGCGAGGGCTCGGCCGCCGAGGTCTTTGCAAACAGCTTCTTTTCTAGCGCGGCGGGCTTTACCACCGGGGGCATATCGATATACGACCCCGACGAGCTGCCGCAGAGCTTTACCTTTTTTCGCAGCTTTACACAATTAGTGGGCGGGATGAGTTTCATCTATCTTGTGATAACCGCGTTTTATCCCGAGAGCAAGCTCCGGTCGATGCGCGGATTCATATCCGGCAGGACCCTGCACATGAGGGAGCTGTTCGGGACCATCACGTTCATCTTTGGGCTGTACATAGTGATAGTGGCCACTCTTTTGTACCTGTTCGGCGAGCAGGACATACTAGATAACATCTCGCTTGCAATGAGCACGCTGGCTACCGGCGGCTTTGTGCCCTCGTCTACGATACTCGAAGACATGGTCTGGCAGGAGCACCTCATACTCATGGCGGCCATGATCCTGGGCGCCCTGCCCTTTACATTCCACTACGGGTTTGTCAGGAAAAAGTTCCTCTCGCCCAGGCTGGGAAAAGAGGTGCTCGCCTACTTTGCCCTTCTCGGCGGGGCGGCCCTTTTGTTCACATGGGTAAGCGGCCTTGGGCCGGTCTTTGGGACGTTTTATACCGTCTCTGCTAGCACTACAGCGGGCCTGCAGATATCGAGCCTTGAATCGCTCAGCGGGCCCGCGCATGCTATTCTCATACTGCTCATGTTTGTCGGCGGGTGCGGCTTCTCCACTGCGGGGGGGATCAAGATATACCGGTTCATGCAGGTAAGGGGCGCCTGGAGGCTGCTGCGCGGCGGCCTCCGGGGAGGGGAGGATGCCACCAAGGATGAGAAAGACGAGAGGAAAGAGACTGCGACTGCCGTGCTCATAATAATGCTGTTCCCGCTGATTGCAGGCGTTACCACCATCCACCTGATGGGGATAACCGACGCGACCCTTGATAATGCGTTTTTAGAGGCGGCAGGGCTGATAACAACAGGGGGCCTGTCTGCCGATGTGATCACAGCCGAGCTGGATCCTGCCACCATGATCACGTTTGGCTTTTTGATGATATTTGGCAGGCTGGAGATAATAGCCATCCTGTACATTTTTGTGCCGCGCCTCGCCCCCTGA
- a CDS encoding translation elongation factor (COG0480), producing MVKFKSTEQVLKIIKNKDQIRNFGVIAHVDHGKTTMSDSLLAHSGIIAPSAAGQALAMDFDKEEQERGITIYQANVTLHYTQKEDEYVINMIDTPGHVDFSGRVIRSLRAIDGAVVVCDAVEGIMTQTETVTRMALEELVRPVLFINKVDRLIKELRLTPEKMQETLASVVSNFNQLLDTYAEPEYRDAWKVSIQDASVTFGSAKDKWAINVDVMKEKGITFKDVIDAYSEGKVDELVERAPLADAVLGMVVKHHPPPHVAQKYRIPKIWHGDLESDIGKALLACKDDGPTIMMVVNMVLDKAAGSVAIGRLFSGTIRDGQTVNIIDAKREGRVQSVNFFMGNQREQVGELGAGNIPALIGLADSRAGNTLSSIAGIKVFEGVSYVSEPVVQIAVEPKHPKDLPRLVEVLKQLTIEDPNLVVKIDEESGETIVSGMGVLHLDVATHRIQDAKVEIITSEPLINYRETVSSGCEAVMSKSPNRHNKIFMRVEPLEPTIGDMLRSGRISEMKDKKEMADLLKEQGWDTDTVKRVMKLDPRGNVMINGTKGVQFVQESTDSINSGFDDAMKEGPMCREQMRDCKFTFTHFVPHEDAAHRGLSQLGPASRRACMGALLTAGTSLLEPILAIEVRVPTDMVGNVATVLSSKSGKVMDMIQKGPASIVTGEIPASETFTLSEEMRGQTAGKAMWNSHFKRWAEVPKSRLAESISDIRKRKGLAPDPPTVSEFIDRE from the coding sequence ATGGTAAAATTCAAGTCGACAGAGCAGGTGCTCAAGATAATAAAAAACAAGGATCAGATACGAAACTTTGGCGTGATAGCCCATGTCGACCACGGCAAGACGACGATGAGTGATAGCCTGCTGGCGCATTCGGGGATAATCGCGCCGTCGGCAGCCGGCCAGGCTTTAGCAATGGACTTTGACAAAGAGGAGCAGGAGCGGGGCATCACCATATACCAGGCCAACGTCACATTACACTATACCCAGAAAGAGGATGAATACGTCATAAACATGATAGACACGCCGGGCCACGTGGACTTTAGCGGCAGGGTCATACGCAGCCTCCGGGCAATAGACGGCGCGGTGGTCGTCTGCGATGCAGTCGAGGGGATAATGACGCAGACAGAAACCGTAACAAGGATGGCGCTCGAAGAGCTCGTCCGGCCCGTCCTTTTCATAAACAAGGTCGACCGCCTCATCAAGGAGCTCCGCCTGACTCCTGAGAAGATGCAAGAGACACTGGCATCCGTAGTCTCCAACTTTAACCAGCTGCTAGATACGTATGCAGAACCGGAATACAGAGATGCCTGGAAGGTCTCCATACAGGATGCCAGCGTTACATTCGGCTCGGCAAAAGACAAATGGGCCATAAACGTAGACGTAATGAAGGAAAAGGGCATAACATTCAAGGATGTAATAGATGCCTATTCAGAAGGCAAGGTCGACGAGCTCGTCGAGCGCGCCCCGCTGGCTGACGCGGTCCTCGGCATGGTAGTAAAGCACCACCCGCCCCCGCACGTGGCCCAAAAGTACAGAATACCCAAGATCTGGCACGGCGACCTTGAATCCGACATAGGCAAGGCGCTCCTCGCATGCAAGGACGACGGCCCGACCATAATGATGGTAGTCAACATGGTGCTCGACAAGGCCGCGGGTTCCGTGGCCATAGGGAGGCTCTTCTCCGGTACCATCCGGGACGGGCAGACCGTCAACATAATAGACGCAAAGCGCGAAGGCCGCGTCCAGTCGGTCAACTTTTTCATGGGCAACCAGAGGGAGCAAGTAGGCGAGCTTGGCGCAGGCAACATACCCGCGCTCATTGGTCTTGCCGATTCAAGGGCAGGCAACACGCTATCATCTATAGCCGGGATAAAGGTATTCGAAGGTGTCAGCTATGTATCAGAGCCTGTAGTCCAGATAGCCGTCGAGCCAAAGCACCCCAAGGACCTGCCGCGGCTAGTAGAGGTGCTAAAGCAGCTGACCATAGAGGATCCCAACCTTGTGGTAAAAATAGACGAAGAGAGCGGCGAGACCATCGTTTCTGGCATGGGCGTGCTGCACCTTGACGTGGCGACACATAGAATACAGGATGCAAAAGTGGAGATAATCACTTCAGAGCCCCTCATCAACTATAGAGAGACGGTAAGTTCCGGGTGCGAGGCAGTCATGTCAAAGTCGCCCAACCGCCACAACAAGATATTCATGAGGGTCGAGCCCCTCGAGCCTACCATCGGCGATATGCTCCGGTCGGGCCGCATAAGCGAGATGAAGGACAAAAAAGAGATGGCCGACCTGCTCAAGGAGCAGGGCTGGGACACCGATACAGTAAAGCGGGTGATGAAGCTCGACCCGCGGGGCAACGTGATGATCAACGGGACCAAGGGCGTGCAGTTTGTGCAGGAATCGACGGATTCCATAAACTCTGGCTTTGATGATGCAATGAAGGAGGGCCCCATGTGCAGGGAGCAGATGAGGGACTGCAAGTTTACGTTTACGCACTTTGTGCCCCACGAGGATGCGGCACACCGGGGGCTATCCCAGCTCGGGCCCGCGTCGCGACGGGCATGCATGGGGGCGCTATTGACCGCCGGCACCTCGCTCCTCGAGCCGATACTTGCCATAGAGGTAAGGGTGCCTACCGACATGGTGGGAAATGTGGCCACTGTTCTATCCTCAAAATCGGGCAAGGTCATGGACATGATCCAAAAGGGCCCCGCCAGCATTGTAACAGGCGAGATACCCGCATCCGAGACCTTTACGCTGTCCGAAGAAATGAGGGGCCAGACCGCCGGCAAGGCCATGTGGAACTCTCATTTCAAGAGGTGGGCCGAGGTGCCAAAGTCCAGGCTGGCAGAATCCATATCTGACATACGCAAGCGCAAGGGGCTCGCGCCCGACCCGCCGACAGTATCCGAGTTCATAGACAGGGAATAG